The region CTGCAAAAAGGTTTTCCTGTGAACGGTGAAACGTGAACTTAACTGTTAGGCGCCTTCAAAGAGCTCTATACGGTCGCCTTCCTTGAGCGTAATAATAGCTTTCTTCCAATTCCTTTGCCTTCCGAAAGTATACCCCCGTCTCCTAAGCTTCCCCTTGACGGGGATGGTGTTCACATCAACTACGGTGACTTTGAAAATATCTTCAATCGCCTTGCGAATCTCACTCTTGTTGGCCCTTGGATGAACTTCAAAAGTATACTTATTTTGCTCAATCAGTTTGTAACTTTTCTCAGAGACGACGGGTCGAATGATGATATCCCTGGAATCCTTCACCTACTGAAGCACCTCCGTTAATCGGTTCAAGGCATCTCGGGTCAGAATTAAAACATCATTATCGAGGACATTATATGGATTGACCTCCGAGACCTCTATTACCTTCGCAAAAGGGATATTCCGTATAGCCCTCTTTACATCCTCATTCCCTTCTGCGACCACGACCGTCGTCTTCTTTGTGACCTTAAGATTTTTTAATACCCTTACGGCTTCTTTAGTCTTGGGGCGTTTGAGCTTGAAATGATCCAAAATTATGAGTTCCGAATCTCTGGCTTTCGCACTCAAAGCCGATTTCAGAGCAAGTTTTTTAACCTTCTTGGGTACCGAAAAAGAATAATCTCTGGGCTTAGGACCAAAGACGACCCCTCCCCCCCGCCACAAGGGAGAACGGATAGTCCCAGCTCTTGCTCGACCAGTTCCCTTTTGACGCCAAGGTTTGGCGCCCCCTCCCCGAACCTCATTTCTGGTTTTGGTTGAAGCCGTTCCACTTCGCATGGCTGCACGCTGAGACCTAATGACCTGATGAAGTAGGGATTCATTGACCTCGCTTTCGAAAATTTGGGGGTTGAGTTCAACCTCGTCTATCTTCTTTCCCCTAGCACTCAGAACCGGTAATTTAAGCATGTTTACTCCTTTTGGCGGATT is a window of Actinomycetota bacterium DNA encoding:
- the rplD gene encoding 50S ribosomal protein L4, which gives rise to MLKLPVLSARGKKIDEVELNPQIFESEVNESLLHQVIRSQRAAMRSGTASTKTRNEVRGGGAKPWRQKGTGRARAGTIRSPLWRGGGVVFGPKPRDYSFSVPKKVKKLALKSALSAKARDSELIILDHFKLKRPKTKEAVRVLKNLKVTKKTTVVVAEGNEDVKRAIRNIPFAKVIEVSEVNPYNVLDNDVLILTRDALNRLTEVLQ
- the rplW gene encoding 50S ribosomal protein L23, translating into MKDSRDIIIRPVVSEKSYKLIEQNKYTFEVHPRANKSEIRKAIEDIFKVTVVDVNTIPVKGKLRRRGYTFGRQRNWKKAIITLKEGDRIELFEGA